From Phaenicophaeus curvirostris isolate KB17595 chromosome 2, BPBGC_Pcur_1.0, whole genome shotgun sequence:
TTGGGGTGGCCTCGCTGTCCGTGTCCCCACCTGCCCTGCAGGAGGATGTGCTCCCCGCAGGGTCAGCAGTCTCTCCCCAAGAAGTCCTTCGGCATGAGCCGTGTGGTGGTGGCTCTGTCCTACCAGCACAGACATCCTCAGTACACGCAGAGATCTGGGAATTTCATTTCATACACCGGGATGGAGTGGTTTTGGGGCTGGCCGTAGGCGGCTGTGATGGTGCCAGAGGGGCTTGGTGGTGGCCTGAAACAGAAGAGATGGAGGGAGGTGGTTTACAGAGAGGTttggtgaggaagctgcagcaTTGCAGATCTCCCTGGTGccaccatagaatcacagaatggtttgggttggaaggaaccttaaagttcatccagttccaaacccctgtcatgggacacctcccactggatcaggggctccaagccccatccaacctggccttgaacacctccagggatggggcagccaccacttctctgggcagcctgggccagggcctcaccaccctcacaggaaaacatttctgcctaagatctcatctcaatctctcctcctgcagctgaaaaccattcccctcatcctatccctgcaatccctaatcaagagcccctccccagctttcccggagcccctttcagtactgggagctgctctgaggtctccccgcagccttcccttctccaggctgaactaccccaactctctcagcctgtcctcgtacaggagatgctccagccctcagatcatctccatggcctcctctggacttgttccaaccATGGCAGAGGGGAACTAGGGCAAACAAACCAGAGCTGGTTCCCATCAACACTTGTCCCCTCCGTCATTGCAAAggccccatctcctccagcacACGAGCCTCCTTGATGGATAATGCCtgtggctcccagtgccccacagCCAGCGCTGGCCTCATGTTCAGGTCCCCCACCCTCTAGCAGTGGGGTTTTCGATGGCTCTGACGAACTGTGCTTGGCATGGGGTGCTCAGCTGCCACCCCAACTCACCGTAtggtgatctcaaagatctGGTTGAGCTTGCTCTGCAGTAGTGTCGCCTGTAACACAGACACAGGGGCTGTATTAGGGGACCACAGCAGTGCTAAGGGAACAAACACCCCCTTGTCCTTCCCCAGTGACCAGAGAAAGGGTGGACTGGCAAAATTCAGAGCCACATCGTCACTGTCTGACTGTCCAGAGCAGAGCATCCACAAGGATTTAGAGTATGACGCTTACCCGGGCACCACAGTGGGCAGCGATCTCCTCGAAGGGGGCTTTCTGAAATTTCTCCACCACTTGGCGCCTCCGCTCTCGCTCCTGCTCCTCCACGGCAACGCTGTCTACTGAAGCAGAGAGGAGATggctctcagctgctccccacctGCAGAGACCATCCCAAGCAGCATCCCCACCTCCCCAGCATGGGTTTGGGCACCACTAGAAAGCCAAGGAGAGGGTGTCCAGCCTCTGGCTTTGGGACCAGCCCCACAGGGACACCCCTAGGGCCGGGTAGAGCCTATCCAGTCACCCTGGGTGTGATGCTGGGTACAGATCCAGCCATGCTGTGCACACGCAGACACAGCAGTGACAGTCCCCAGAACTACCCAGCATGCCAGCTCCACCATGTCCCTCCCTTACCTATCGCCTTCTTCAGCGTCTCATACGTGATCTCTTCTGCTGGCGCTCTctaaaggaggaaaagcagatgaGGCTTGGCGCACAGCAGAGGATGCCGTTCTGGGTTCACAGCAACCCAGATCCCATGTCCCAGGCTTTATTCTTGCACCAAAACACTGTCCTGTCACTAAGTGGAGGGGAGCATCAGGGGGACTCAGGGTCTTGCTGACCCTGCTCACTGCCAGACGTGACAGGGCAGAGTTATGGGCTCCTGTGCTCACAGCCAACAGAGCAACAACGGGTGCAGCCAACTGAAGAATTTGAGAGGGCTTAACTGCAGGCTGTCAGGATACTAGAAACACACGGTGCCCAAgggatcagagaatcatggaatggtttgggttggaaaggatcttaaagtccagttctaacccccttgccatgggcagggacatctcccactgcatcaggttgctccaagccccatccagcctggctttcaacaactccagggatggggcaacctgggccagggcctccccagcctcacagcaaaacatttctgcctaagatctcatctcaatctccccttttgcagctgaaaaccatcccccctcatcctacccctgccctccctgatcacgagccgctccccagctttcctggagcccctttcagtatcAGAAGCCagctctaagatctccccacagctttctcttctccagaccgaacaacctcaactttctcagcctgtcctcatgcagAAGGTGCTCCAAccttcagatcatctttgtggcctcctctggactcactccctgtccttcctctgctgagaactccagacctggtcacaggactccaggtggagtctcaccagaatggagcagaggggcagaatcccctccctggccctgctggtcccactgctttggctgcagcccaggacatgattggtttctgggctgtgtgcACCCATTGGCAgatcatgttgagcttctcatcccccataaccccaagtccttctcctcagggctgttcCCAATCCATTTTCCACCCAGCCTGGatctgtgcttgggattgccctgacccagattcaggaccttgcacttggtcttgttgaacctcatgaggttcacgcAAGCCACCTCTCCAGACTGTCCAAGTCCCTTTGCACGAGGCAGCTTTGCAGCTCTGGTGTGACACGGTACCTGCTCTCGCTCAGGACTGTTCCTTGACTCCACCTCAACCTGCAGCGAAATGGTCTCGCCAATGCTCTTCCTCTTGGACAAGCGATCTTCATctgtggaaaaggagaaagggcagAAGAGCTAATCGCAGCCACCTCAGGGGCAGTGGGATGAGCACAGGCAGCTCCTGGAGAAGACGGCCTCATGTCCCATCCCCACGGTAGCCGCCCCTCTAAGCcaagcatagaatcatggaatggtttgggttgggaaggacgttaaagcccatgcagttccacgcccttgccaggggcagggacacctcccactggaccaggttgcttaaagtttcatccagcctggccttgaacaccttccaAATTCACCCAAATTCACCAAAAAACAGAAGAATTGAGGACTAAGCCAAGCCCAGCTGGCTTCATGGCTCCTTCCGTCCAGCAAGCAGTTCAGGTTGCAACCCCAGGAGGTTCCTGCTGAACGactttgtgcctcagtttccccaaggCTATATCTCaaacaaggaacaaaaaaaaaaaacaggcccACAGCATcgtttaggttgaaaaagaactttgagatcatcaagtccaaccttgTGTAGGACAAGAACTTCACACCCCCATCACTGTGCAGAGCCAGGGATCAGTTTTCTCCCCTCTCAACTCTCCAGAACACTTCAGGGTTCTGCGTACCTGTCAGCTGGGGGATGTAGGGTGTGCTGAGCCGGTCTGTGTTGTAGCCACTGCCGCCCAGCACCTCACTGATCTTGCTTTGCCAGAAGAAGACCTCTGGACCCAGGCGGTCAAGGCTCTTGCTCAACCTATGGAGACAGAGGGAATACCACGGAAATTATGGCATCTCACCTATTAGGGGAACAGTACTGGCAGGGTTTCCAGTTCCTTCATGTGAGAAACCGAGGGCTCTAGTAGTTTTGCTTAGCTTCAGCACAGCTGGAGAGATCAGCACAAAGCTGGAGGCCCAGATAAGCTCTTGTCCCACCACAGTGGACATGGATGTACTCAGGGAAGACCACCTTGATTTAGGGAATGGCTAGAGAGAGCAGTGGCAGTGTCTCCATAAGGAACCTCACCACTAAATGTGATCCATGCCAAGGCTGTGCCAGCACGAACAGGACATCGCAGCCAGCTTCGGCctggggatcatagaatcaggcAGGGACGTCCAATACCTGAGCTCATCCTGCCCAggatcctagaatggtttgggttggaagggaccttaaaaaacatccagttccaaccctctgccatgggcagggacacctcccactgcatcaggttgctccaagacccatccaacctggccttgaacacctagagggatggggcagccaccacttctctgatCAACCTGGTCCAGGGCCACAGCatcctcccaggaaaacatttcttcctaagatctcatctcaatctcccctctttcagcttcaaaccatttccctgcatcctattcctgcactccctgatgaaaagcccctccccagctttcttacaggcccccttcaggtacttgaAGGTCTCACCAGAGATGCTCAGCACACAGCAGGCATCCTTGAGCCAGCGGCacagcagagaaggacaacGTACCAGATCTACACCCATACGTATCCTGCTGCCGGAGAAGGGGAGGGATCAGCCTGCAGAGCTGATCCTAGTGTTCGGCCAGCTGTGAGCGCAAGTCATGGTGGCCACCACCTTCCCTGGCTGTATGGGATCCTCAGATTCCCAACAGGCGGAAAACCACTTGATGTGCTTCCCACCATGTCATTGTCAGATGGGAAAGGAGACAAGCACAAGCTGATAAACCCACTATCACCCACAATCTTACGGATTCCAACCCCTCAGAAGCAGGTAGTGGGGAAGAAGGTGTTATCCAGGCTCTTACCTGGGTCTCTCCACAAACACATCTTCAGGGAGCAGATAGGGAGCTTCCTTCTGTCGCGTCTGGATGACCTGCAGCAGACAAGAAAGGAGCCAAGCTCAAACCCCACAGGTAGCCAGGAGAGACGATGCCAGATCTGCTGCGGAGAAGGCTTCAGACCCACCCCAGACCCTCCCTCGCACCTCGTGGATGTGCTGGCAGAAGGTGGGCACGGTGATGAGCTGGCTGATGAGGTTCAGGTAAGCCGCGCCGAGGGCAAAGAGCGCACAGCGGTTGTACGCTGTCAAGTTATCCTCGTTGATCTGGGCAATCTCCTGCAAGAGAGACACGGTTCCATGGATGGACAAGGTCTCAGAGTGGTCCCCATCCCCCCTCACGGCATAACATGCCCTCCAAACATCCCAGCTTTTGGAGCCTGGGTTTGCAGCATTTCAGAGGCTGACAAGGAGACTGGGGCCTCTCCCCAGCATGCTGGTCTGATCCCACGATGGTGAGAGAAGCTCAAAGCAGGAGAAACACTTGCATTCTCCTTCTTTAATACCCAATTCCACAACAACCCCTCCCCAGGAGCTCCTTCCCATCAGGTCCCAGCCCACCCATCCCATAGGGCTGAGCACCAGCAGCACATTCAGCTCTCCTCTACCTACCTGCACTGCCAGCACCAGGCGGATGAGGTCCACCACGACCTCCTCGTTAGCCAGCTCGATGCTGATGAGCATCAGCATGCTGTAGAGAGCCTCGTAGTGAGCCTGCACGTTATTCTCCTCCTTGCATATCAGGTAGATGTGCCGGTAGAGATGCTGGCCGTGCtgtggggacacagagggatgTGGTCGCCTCTTGAGCATCCCCTGCTAGCACCACTGccatgaacagagaaggaaaagcagaagggCCCAGCAAAAGAGTCTCCAACCatgcaggagggagcagagctcctCTGGTCACcaagcaaaggaagaaagccCCAGGGAAAGGGAGTTGTGGCTATCAGAGGGTGTTTCACTGTTTGATGGTGACACATTGCTTGACAGTCAGGCAGAGGACAGAGCAGGGCACGTGCTGGTGCAAGGGGAACTCAGTTTTGCAATGGTTTAGGGGCTGCATGGCTGCTTTGCTGCTCCCTGGTGTGTGCAAGGTAATAAACTGATCCTCTCTTGGCCTCAAGTTAGCTCCAACGGGGTTTGCACCACCCTGGAAGTGTTTTAAGGAGGTTGCAGGGAGGGAAATAAGAATACATAAAATAAGGCATCTTCAAAAGCCACTTAATAAACAGCTTTTGGGATACCAGCACCTCCTTGGGTGCTCACTCCTTGGGGCAAAGAGCAGATTTAAAAGTCTATAAAGGCCCACGCGTGAAGCGCTGATGAAGATTGAACCCCACTGGCTTTTTCCAGGGACATTCCAAGGTTTAGAGGCATCACGGTACTCTAAGACTCAGTGTCACTTAGGGAAATAGAGGCACAGTCCTCGCACTTGTCCATCTGCACAAGGACAGCTTTACCCAGACCCTGACACTACCTTCTTCATGAAGACAGTATCTTGGCGCGAGCATTTTTCCACTTTCAGCTTCAGGACCGAGATGTCGCTGATGGTGCTGCAAGGAAAGgccaaggggaaggaaaaactcAGACACCAGAGGGAAGAAGCGCAATTCCCACATGCCTGCAGAGCTGTTGGCCAGGAACCGTCTGGGAGGAATCGAGGCAGGAAGCTAAAAGGGGCTTTTAAAACCCGTTTGAGCAATTCAGATACTCAAGAGTACCAAGTATGGAATGTCAGGGCAGTAGCACTCAGGAACACAAAGTTGAGCTGACAAAGAAGCGTGCAAGCAAAGTGAGATGGCAGGACCACATTTCCAGCCTGGAAAATCTCCCTCCCAAGCCAGCTCTGCAGGGTCTGCAGGTCCCAGCCCTGCTTGGGCAGCCCCTAGGACACACCTGATGGTGGAGAATTTCTGCCGGTTCCCATGGCGATCGATGAAGCTGATGAGGATCTCCAGGACAAAGAGGCGGATCTCAGGATCCTCCATGagggctgcagagagcagcctgTCCAGGAAGGCGCTGGGAAGAGCCGTAAGCATGTTACTGCACTGGAAGCCCACAGAGACCTGCAAGCATCAAAGAAAAACGAAGAGAATGTGACTTGCAGGGGTCAAAACACACCAAGAAAGGGAGAAGACTAAGCACAGCTTGAGTTCTTCCTAAAACACTCAAGGGAAGAAGGTCTCCGAGCTCAGCTCCACCTCGCCAGCAGTTGGGACACCAGAGGTCTTGCAGGAGACCTCGCTCTCCAGCAGGAATGGTGACATgttcactggaacaggctgcccagggaggtggttgagtcaccttccctggaggtgtttaagggacgagtggacaaggtgctgaggggcatggcttagtgattgatgggaatggttagacttgatgatctgttgggtcttttccaacctggtgattctatgattctataattctatgattctatgattctataattctgtgattctatgttcatACCTGGAGGAGGGACTTCAGGAGCATTATCTGTGTCAGCCGATTCCGGTTCTCTCTGccacaaagagaagaaacaaatggtAGAATCCATCCATGGAAAAGCATCTGAAAGGTCAGGACCTGTTTCCCAAGGGTCACCACCTCAAACAACTACGTCCAACATATTAGCTCCAGATTTAAGAGTTAGCAATAAGGAATGATGGATAGCAAAGTACACATCCCACCACAGGCACTAGACACAAGGCACCACTCACACCTTCAGGCAGGCATGAGTGCAGCTCAGGGCAATGAGCCAACCTCTGGACGTATCTACCCCACAGCAGCTCTCGAGGGACACCAGGCACCACCTCTGATGCTCTTCACTGGTAATCAACTCAAAATCAGTGAGAGGAAGCCCAAACCCTCTTGTCCATTAAGGCACTCCTGCTCCTTGCTCCTATCTCATGAATCACGCTACCACTTCAGCAACATAAAGATCtcttatgcaaaaaaaaaaaaaagaaagaaaatcttcagtTCTCTGCTGTCTGGGTCCATGGGCAGAGGCCAATgggatggggttcaacaaggctaagttcTGGGTCCCATGCAGttctccaggcttggggaagagtggctggaaagctgccttaAGGAGAaagccctgggggtgctggtcgacagtggctgaacatcagccagcagtagcccaggtggccaagaaggccaccagcatcctggcttggatcagccatggggtggccagcaggagcagggaagggattgtccccctgcactcagagctggtgaggctgcaccttgaatcctgggttcggttttgggcccctcactccaagaaagaccttgaggggctggagcacgtccggagaagtggaacagagctggggaagggtctggagcccaggggttctgggagtggctgagggccctggagctgtttagcttggagaataggaggctgaggggagacctgatcGCTCCATGCAGCtcccggaaaggaggttggagccaggtgggccttggtctctcctcccaagtgacaagtgataggacaagaggaaatggcctcaagttgcaccaagggaggtttaggttggatattgggaacaATTTCTCTACCGAGAGAGTGGTGaatccctggcagaggctgcccagggcagtgttggagtccccatccctggaggggttcaaaagccACGTTGCTGTGGCACTTTAGGACACAGTTTAGTCGACagggtggtgttgggctgatgacTGGACcagatgagcttagaggtcttttccaaccttaatgattctatgattctttgattctacgACTCTATCCCTGGAAGCTGAACCACAGGCTGCGGCTCCTCTGCAAGGTGCTGCTTCACCTGCACACCCAGAGCAAGCCTCATCCCTCACGCTGCATCAGACATGATCTAAAACCTCTCCTGTTGGAAGCTCCTGAGAAAATAAAGGCACAGTGACCAACAGCCTGGCACGGCCAGCCTAGCACCAAGAAACAACTGCCATCCCGGGGCTACAAGCCTGAttctgctcctgcagcaagGAAAACTGCCCTGGCCAGTTGGTGTCCAGCACCCAGTGTGTCTCCCATCATATGAATTGGGATCGAACGCAGGCGTCAGGAACTACCCCCATGTGAGTGAGGAGCAGAGCGTCTCTCCCACCAGCCGGCAAAGTCTCTCTCCCATCAGAGACAAGTGGGAAGAGCCGGACCGTAATTTGAAGCTAAATATAGCATGAAAATCTGTTTGCTCCTTACCTACATGTTTCAGCACTGATATCCTTGCTCCAAATAGCTCTCATGCTCTGTTCCCACACTTCTTAAGCAATTCTGTTGTTTGGGTGTTTTccattccttcccttcttccacCGCCAGGTATAAACACCACCTCCAACCCCACGTTAATCAAAGCTTGGAGGCAGCTCAGAGGGACCGGTAGGGGAGGCAGCAATGCACAGCCAGTTCCATGAAGCCAAACACAAGCCATGGGTAGCCCTCACCCACCAGCGGCCACCTCACAGACCTGAGATatctccagtccctcccatgaatgttatttttagttCCTGAGCTCCTGATAGTGGAATCTCTCTGCAGGTACCCAAAGAAATGCCAGTTCAATGGCAGCACCACTGCCCAGAAACACCTTTGCCCCCTGATACTCTAGTGGTTCCAGGGCCCCTCATCATCACATTTGCAGTAGACAGCAAAGCAGACCACAGGTCGCTCAGCTTTCCTTGCTCTTTGGTGGAAGATCTCAATTCTTGTGCTTTCCCACAATGTGCCCACGTCCCGCTCTGTCCCCAAAGAGAGGCAGGAACAGTGTCAGACGACCCCCAGCGCTTTCAGCTCTGTGTTTAAAGATTTACATCACCGCACACAGGAcgggagagcaggaggagggagaggagagaggaaggcaTCCAttctcacccgtctttgccagcGTCGATGGACTGCTGCGAGGAGGGGAGTGGCACCTTGTTCATGATGAAAACCATCACCTCAGACTGCTGGTAGGTGGGCAGCGTGCTGGCAAAGGACCCTGTGGGGACAAAAAGCGGGCTGGCGGCATATAAGGACAAGCAACCTGTGCTATGGGGTCTGCCTCCCACCTCACTCCAAGCCGGCTGCTGGACCACCATAGCCAAGCCGGGATAGGACAAAGCCAATCCAGATCCAGTACCCACAGGTAACTTTACCTTCAGGATGATTCAACACCCATcaaaatggcatgaggtttaacaaggccagacgcccagtcctgcacttggggcacaacaaccctatgcagtgctacagactaggagaagtctggctagaaagctgcctggaggagaagaacctgggggtgttggtggacagcgactgaacatgagccagcagtgacccaggtggccaagaaggccaatggcatcttggcttggatcagaaacggtgtggccagtgggtccaaggaggttattctccctctggactcagcactggtgagaccgctcctcgaatcctgtgttcagttctgggcccctcaccacaagaaggatgttgaggctctggagcgagtccagagaagagcaatgaagctggtgaaggggctggagaacaggccttatgaggaacggctgagagagctgggggtgtttagcctggagaagaggaggccgaggggagacctcattgctctctccaactccctgaaaggaggttgtggagaggagggagctgggatcttctcccaagtgacaggggacaggacgagagggaatggactcaagctccaccaggggaggttcaggctggacattaggaaaaggtttttcacagaaagggtcattgggcactggcagaggctgcccagggagggggttgagtcaccttccctggaggtgtttaagggacgggtggatgaggtgctaagggacgtggtttagtgattgatgggaatggttggactcgatgatccggtgggtcttttccaacctggtgattctatgattctatgaaaacacctTCCAGATGGGGCAGCCCCAAGCCCAGGCAGGGTGAGGTTGaaagctgccagctcctgcctctcccccctttcttttttagGGGTGCTGCCTCCCCATGCTCAGCGGCTGCAGCGTGTTCACACCAGCTCTCttaccctcctcttctcccctttctcGGGGTCCCCTGCCTAGGGAGAAAGATGCCTCTGCCTGCacacagctgctctgctgggatGGCTGCGGTTGCAATGCCACCTGCTGATAACCTGCTGCAACAGATCAATCACATTTCTCAACGATGCTTTTAGCATGAGGGAGACTTTGTTTCACCTCAGATAATCCTGTACTGTTTCACATCTTTAtccatgacctggatgaggggatggagTGCTCCCTCACtctgtttgcagatgacaccaagctggatGGAAgggtcgatctgctggagggcagggaggctctgcagagggatctgaacaggctggaaccAAGGGATGAGGCCAACAGGATGggcttcaacaaggccaagtgccaggtcctgcacttgggacacaacaaccccgcACAGCACTCCAGGCCTgc
This genomic window contains:
- the EFR3B gene encoding protein EFR3 homolog B isoform X2, with product MALTTWALGPALRLCVAGPACSWEMLHVAGAGVCGCCGALRPRYKRLVDNIFPEDPEDGLVKTNMEKLTFYALSAPEKLDRIGAYLSERLTRDVSRHRYGYVCIAMEALDQLLMACHCQSINLFVESFLKMVAKLLESEKPNLQILGTNSFVKFANIEEDTPSYHRSYDFFISRFSEMCHSGHDDLDIRTKIRMSGIKGLQGVVRKTVNDELQANIWDPRHMDKIVPSLLFNLHNVEEAESRSPSPLQATEKEKESPTELAERCLRELLARAAYGNIKNAIKPVLIHLDNHSLWEPKVFATCCFRIIMYSIQPQHSHLVIQQLLGHLDANSKSAATVRAGIVEVLSEAAVIAASGSVGPTVLEVFNTLLRQLRLSIDYALTGSYDCATGVSTKIIKEHEERMFQEAVIKTIGSFASTLPTYQQSEVMVFIMNKVPLPSSQQSIDAGKDGENRNRLTQIMLLKSLLQVSVGFQCSNMLTALPSAFLDRLLSAALMEDPEIRLFVLEILISFIDRHGNRQKFSTISTISDISVLKLKVEKCSRQDTVFMKKHGQHLYRHIYLICKEENNVQAHYEALYSMLMLISIELANEEVVVDLIRLVLAVQEIAQINEDNLTAYNRCALFALGAAYLNLISQLITVPTFCQHIHEVIQTRQKEAPYLLPEDVFVERPRLSKSLDRLGPEVFFWQSKISEVLGGSGYNTDRLSTPYIPQLTDEDRLSKRKSIGETISLQVEVESRNSPEREQRAPAEEITYETLKKAIDSVAVEEQERERRRQVVEKFQKAPFEEIAAHCGARATLLQSKLNQIFEITIRPPPSPSGTITAAYGQPQNHSIPVYEMKFPDLCVY
- the EFR3B gene encoding protein EFR3 homolog B isoform X3, translated to MYGVCGCCGALRPRYKRLVDNIFPEDPEDGLVKTNMEKLTFYALSAPEKLDRIGAYLSERLTRDVSRHRYGYVCIAMEALDQLLMACHCQSINLFVESFLKMVAKLLESEKPNLQILGTNSFVKFANIEEDTPSYHRSYDFFISRFSEMCHSGHDDLDIRTKIRMSGIKGLQGVVRKTVNDELQANIWDPRHMDKIVPSLLFNLHNVEEAESRSPSPLQATEKEKESPTELAERCLRELLARAAYGNIKNAIKPVLIHLDNHSLWEPKVFATCCFRIIMYSIQPQHSHLVIQQLLGHLDANSKSAATVRAGIVEVLSEAAVIAASGSVGPTVLEVFNTLLRQLRLSIDYALTGSYDCATGVSTKIIKEHEERMFQEAVIKTIGSFASTLPTYQQSEVMVFIMNKVPLPSSQQSIDAGKDGENRNRLTQIMLLKSLLQVSVGFQCSNMLTALPSAFLDRLLSAALMEDPEIRLFVLEILISFIDRHGNRQKFSTISTISDISVLKLKVEKCSRQDTVFMKKHGQHLYRHIYLICKEENNVQAHYEALYSMLMLISIELANEEVVVDLIRLVLAVQEIAQINEDNLTAYNRCALFALGAAYLNLISQLITVPTFCQHIHEVIQTRQKEAPYLLPEDVFVERPRLSKSLDRLGPEVFFWQSKISEVLGGSGYNTDRLSTPYIPQLTDEDRLSKRKSIGETISLQVEVESRNSPEREQRAPAEEITYETLKKAIVDSVAVEEQERERRRQVVEKFQKAPFEEIAAHCGARATLLQSKLNQIFEITIRPPPSPSGTITAAYGQPQNHSIPVYEMKFPDLCVY
- the EFR3B gene encoding protein EFR3 homolog B isoform X4 produces the protein MEKLTFYALSAPEKLDRIGAYLSERLTRDVSRHRYGYVCIAMEALDQLLMACHCQSINLFVESFLKMVAKLLESEKPNLQILGTNSFVKFANIEEDTPSYHRSYDFFISRFSEMCHSGHDDLDIRTKIRMSGIKGLQGVVRKTVNDELQANIWDPRHMDKIVPSLLFNLHNVEEAESRSPSPLQATEKEKESPTELAERCLRELLARAAYGNIKNAIKPVLIHLDNHSLWEPKVFATCCFRIIMYSIQPQHSHLVIQQLLGHLDANSKSAATVRAGIVEVLSEAAVIAASGSVGPTVLEVFNTLLRQLRLSIDYALTGSYDCATGVSTKIIKEHEERMFQEAVIKTIGSFASTLPTYQQSEVMVFIMNKVPLPSSQQSIDAGKDGENRNRLTQIMLLKSLLQVSVGFQCSNMLTALPSAFLDRLLSAALMEDPEIRLFVLEILISFIDRHGNRQKFSTISTISDISVLKLKVEKCSRQDTVFMKKHGQHLYRHIYLICKEENNVQAHYEALYSMLMLISIELANEEVVVDLIRLVLAVQEIAQINEDNLTAYNRCALFALGAAYLNLISQLITVPTFCQHIHEVIQTRQKEAPYLLPEDVFVERPRLSKSLDRLGPEVFFWQSKISEVLGGSGYNTDRLSTPYIPQLTDEDRLSKRKSIGETISLQVEVESRNSPEREQRAPAEEITYETLKKAIVDSVAVEEQERERRRQVVEKFQKAPFEEIAAHCGARATLLQSKLNQIFEITIRPPPSPSGTITAAYGQPQNHSIPVYEMKFPDLCVY
- the EFR3B gene encoding protein EFR3 homolog B isoform X1 codes for the protein MALTTWALGPALRLCVAGPACSWEMLHVAGAGVCGCCGALRPRYKRLVDNIFPEDPEDGLVKTNMEKLTFYALSAPEKLDRIGAYLSERLTRDVSRHRYGYVCIAMEALDQLLMACHCQSINLFVESFLKMVAKLLESEKPNLQILGTNSFVKFANIEEDTPSYHRSYDFFISRFSEMCHSGHDDLDIRTKIRMSGIKGLQGVVRKTVNDELQANIWDPRHMDKIVPSLLFNLHNVEEAESRSPSPLQATEKEKESPTELAERCLRELLARAAYGNIKNAIKPVLIHLDNHSLWEPKVFATCCFRIIMYSIQPQHSHLVIQQLLGHLDANSKSAATVRAGIVEVLSEAAVIAASGSVGPTVLEVFNTLLRQLRLSIDYALTGSYDCATGVSTKIIKEHEERMFQEAVIKTIGSFASTLPTYQQSEVMVFIMNKVPLPSSQQSIDAGKDGENRNRLTQIMLLKSLLQVSVGFQCSNMLTALPSAFLDRLLSAALMEDPEIRLFVLEILISFIDRHGNRQKFSTISTISDISVLKLKVEKCSRQDTVFMKKHGQHLYRHIYLICKEENNVQAHYEALYSMLMLISIELANEEVVVDLIRLVLAVQEIAQINEDNLTAYNRCALFALGAAYLNLISQLITVPTFCQHIHEVIQTRQKEAPYLLPEDVFVERPRLSKSLDRLGPEVFFWQSKISEVLGGSGYNTDRLSTPYIPQLTDEDRLSKRKSIGETISLQVEVESRNSPEREQRAPAEEITYETLKKAIVDSVAVEEQERERRRQVVEKFQKAPFEEIAAHCGARATLLQSKLNQIFEITIRPPPSPSGTITAAYGQPQNHSIPVYEMKFPDLCVY